The nucleotide window GTCGTCATAGCCATACCGGCCGTTATCATAGCAGGCCCATTGCTTGGAAAAGCCATTCAGCGTTTCAGTCCTACCGAAGTTAAAGCTCAGGAAGCTGTGGTGGCAACGTCACAGAGCGTATTGCCGGGAGTTTTCAGCAGCTTTTTTATAGCGCTGCTACCGGTTTTATTAATTACGGTCTCCCTGGTGGCGCAAACTTTTTTACCGGACAGTATTTTAAAGCAGGCATTGCTTTTTGTTGGCGACTCTACCATTGCGTTGTTTATTTCTGTTTTAATGGCCATGTACTTTCTGGGAATTCGCAAAAATCATTCGATGCCTTCCATTATGAAATGGCTTCAGGAGGGTATTACAGGTATTGCCATGATCATGCTGATTATTACGGCGGGCGGTGTTTTTAAACAGGTATTGCAGGATAGTGGCACCGGGGCTTTTATAGCTTCCTTTAGCAGCAAATGGCAGCTGCCCCCTTTAATATTCGGATGGTTGGTGACGGCTTTATTGCGGGTAACTATTGGATCTGCAACGGTAGCGGCGATCACGGCGGCAGGTATTGTAGCACCCCTGGCAGGACCGGGAATGACATCTCCGGAACTAATGGTGCTGGCTGTGGGAAGCGGCAGCGTATTTGGCTCGCATATCAACGATTCGGGCTTCTGGATGTTCAAATAGTTCTTTGGACTATCCTTAAAACAAACATTTTTTTCCTGGACCGTAATGGAAACATCGATTTCCCTGCTTGGTCTTGTTGGTGTACTCTTGCTTCACCTTTTTATCTCCTGATGTACAATTCCAGTGTTTTGAGAATAGGAGATATCTCGCTATAATAAAATAAAAGTCAAAAATACTTTTATTGTCTGTTCTTGTTGTTTTTTATAGTAAGTTACTAATAAATCATTTCAAAAAAAATAATCATGAGTCTAAAATTACATCCGCTTTTAGCCGGTTTACGTGGCCGGGTGGCGAAGCCATGTTTAGCCGCCATGTTGCTGCTCACCCATCCGGTAATGGCCCAAAACTATCCACCATCCTGTGTAGTAACGATGCCCTACAGTAATGCTTATTTTCAGGCAGGTACAGATGTATTGATAAAAGTGTATGCAACGGATTTAGGAAAAACAGCTCATAACGGAACGGTACAGTTTGTAGCATTTTATAATGGTGATCAATTATTGGGCAAGGTCAACCGGCATGAAGATTATACCTATACTTTTTTATGGGCAAAAGTACCTGCAGGCAATTACACTATAAAAGCCCGGGCCACTAACAGCAACGGTGTATCATTTACTTCGGCAGGGGTAGTAATAACCGTCGGCACTAATAAGGTTGTACCTGCCGGAATGAGCGCCGGCAGGGGTAAATACCTGGCAAATATTTTTCAAAGTAAGGAGGAATCCGGATATGAAAAATATTGGAATGGTGTTACCGCTGAAAACGCCTGTAAATGGGGCACCATAGAACCGGTTCGGGGCAAATATAAATGGGAGGACGCCGACAGGGCTTACGGGTATGCGGTAGCACGCAATATGGTATTTCGATACCATGCCGGTGTTTGGGCCAGTCAGTATCCCCAGTGGCTGCTTACCCTTTCGAAAGAAGAAGCCCGTGCGGAAATAGTTAAATACCTGAAGGCCATCGCTGAAAGATTTCCCCTGGCCGATCAGATTGACCTGTTGAATGAGCAGCTGTTTCAACACCAGAAAGACAACCAGAAATTTCGGGAATTACTGGGAGGACCCGGCACTACTGAAACGGATTTCGCGTGGCAGATATGGCTATTTGAAGAGGGTAGGAAGGTATTTAAAAATACCAAACTGGTGCTCAATGATTATGGACTGGAAGGCGATCATAAGGCGATTACTGCGCAATTGGAATTGTTCAAAGCTTTGCGTGATAGGGGCCTGGTAGACGGCTTTGGAACACAGGCTCATGCCTTCAATGTAGATAAGCCGGCAGCTGATACTATTAAAGCGTCTCTCAATATGATGGCTAAAGCAGGGCTACCGATCTACGTAACAGAACTCGATATGAATGGAGGTATCAGGGGGCGGCAGGCCAATGATTCCCTGCAGCTCATCAGCTATAAAAAAGTGATACCCGTCTTTTGGGAACATCCCGCTGTAGCCGGCATTACCCTATGGGGGTACGTCGCAGGCACTACCTGGATGTCCGGCACAGGAATTATGAGTAAAGACGGTGTGCCTAATCCTTCTTTGCTGTGGCTGCAAAACTACATCAAGGCCGCGGAAGCAGTGGGCTACCCATTAAGCACTATTATAAACGGAAGACCCCGATAAGAGTACTGATCATTTCCCCGGAAGAATAATTTTCAAATCAATGAAATCGATTGTATTTTTTCTTATCTTAGCTTAATAATTGTAAAAATGACAACTATTATTATTGATAGTCGTCACTTGCGGTTGCTGTAGTTGCTTTCCGGTGATGTAGGGTTTAT belongs to Niabella yanshanensis and includes:
- a CDS encoding endo-1,4-beta-xylanase, translated to MSLKLHPLLAGLRGRVAKPCLAAMLLLTHPVMAQNYPPSCVVTMPYSNAYFQAGTDVLIKVYATDLGKTAHNGTVQFVAFYNGDQLLGKVNRHEDYTYTFLWAKVPAGNYTIKARATNSNGVSFTSAGVVITVGTNKVVPAGMSAGRGKYLANIFQSKEESGYEKYWNGVTAENACKWGTIEPVRGKYKWEDADRAYGYAVARNMVFRYHAGVWASQYPQWLLTLSKEEARAEIVKYLKAIAERFPLADQIDLLNEQLFQHQKDNQKFRELLGGPGTTETDFAWQIWLFEEGRKVFKNTKLVLNDYGLEGDHKAITAQLELFKALRDRGLVDGFGTQAHAFNVDKPAADTIKASLNMMAKAGLPIYVTELDMNGGIRGRQANDSLQLISYKKVIPVFWEHPAVAGITLWGYVAGTTWMSGTGIMSKDGVPNPSLLWLQNYIKAAEAVGYPLSTIINGRPR